The genomic DNA TGGACCAGGTAGGCCTTGCAGGTCTCGTAGATCAGCTCGCTGATCTCGCGCATGGACGCGTGCACCGGCATGTTCTGCAGCTGCCGGTAGGTGAGGAAGCCGAACGCCAGGCCCAGCACGCAGACGATCAACCCGAGCGAGAGCAGCGTGCGACCGCCGATCGCCCCGGAGAAGAACGTGGCCAGGTCGAGATCGGGCAGTCTCAGGTCGGCCTCGCCGGCCGCCGGGAGGGCAGCGTCGAGGAGGGACTGGGGGGAGAGGGGAGACATGAAGGTCCTTCTACGCGTCGGTGCGTTTGCGCACTGCAAGCCGCGTCACCATTGACGCACTTCCATTTGAGTCCGCCCACGCGGGCCTCTGAAGGGACCTAGGTCCCCGCCTGACCAGGGCGAACGCCTGACGTGCCTACTGGCACACTGTCTATCGTGACACGTTCGCCCAGCGACGCCCGCAAGGCCACGCCTGCGCCGACGCGCCCCGACGTGCCGGGTCACCGACCGTATGGCGACGCGGTCGTCGGGGTCGTCGGCGTGGCCGTGGTGGACCGTTTGGCGGCGCCGACGCGACTCCTGGCCGCCCGCCGGATCGGTCCGGGGCCGTTGGCGGGCGGGTGGGAGCTGCCCGGGGGAAAGGTCGAGCCGGGCGAGGAGTGGGAGCACGCCGCCGCCCGCGAACTGCGCGAGGAACTGGGGACCCAGGTCCGACTGGGCGCGTTCGTGCCGGGGCCCGCGCCGGGCGGGCTGTGGCCGCTGGGCGAGCGGCACGTCATGGGCGTGTGGCTGGCCGAGGTCGCGGGCGGTGTCCCGCAGTCGCGCGAGGATCACGATGCGGTGCGCTGGCTCTCGGTCGCGGAGCTGGAGGACGTCGCGTGGTTGCCGGGCGACCTGCCCGTCGTGCGGGCGATCGCGGGCCTGTTGAGCGAATGAAGCGGTACGTCGTGGGGCCGAGCTACTTGACCGCCTCGGCCAGCTGCTCCTTGGCCTTGAGGCGCTGCGTCTCGGTCACCGGCACGACGTCGCTGTCGATGGCGACGTTGCGGGCCCACTGGACGTAGTACTCGACGAACGCCTTGACCTGGGGGCGCTCCTTGAGGCGCTTGCCGTTGACGTAGATATAGAGCGGCCGGCTCAGCGGCGCGTAGCTGCCGTCGAGCACCGTGTCCGCCGTCGGGCTGACGCAGCCCTTTCCGCCGTCCACGGCGACGCCCTTGACCAGGTCGGGGTTCTCGCGTAGGTAGGACAAGCCGAGGAAGCCCACCCCGCCCGGGTGGTCGTGGACCCCGCGGACGGTGGCCATGTCGTCCTCGCTGCCGGCGTAGTCGGCGCGGATTTTCTTCTCTCCGCCCGTGATCGCGGTGGTGAAGAAGTCGAGCGTGCCGGAGTCCTTGTCGGGGCCGTACAGCGACAACGGGGTCGCCGGCAGGGACTCGCGGACCTGCTTCCAGGTCGTCACCCGGCCGGCCGCGTCGGGCTCCCAGAGCTTCTTCAGCTCGGCCGTGGTCAGGCACGTCACCGTCCGGTCGGCGGCCGGGACGATCACGGAGATGCCGTCGTTGGCCACGAGGATCTGGTGCGGTTCGACGCCGGCGGCCTTGCACGCGTCGGTCTCGGCCTGCTCCATGGCCCGCGAGGCGTTGGCGATGTCGAGCTGACCCTTGCAGAACTCCGCCAGGCCGGCCCCGGTGCTGGTGATCTTCGTCGTCACGGTGACGGCGGGGGTGTAGGCGTGGAACCGCTCCCCGATCGACGTGGTCAGCGGCCCCACCGTGGAGGACCCGGCGGTCTCGACGGTGCCGGTGACGCCTCCCGAGCCGCCGACCGTGTTGCCGGTGCCGCCCGTGCCGCCGGTCGACGCCGACCCTGCGGCCGCGCTGGCGGACGACGTACCGCCCGTTCCCCCGGACGAACCGGGGGAGCCGCACGCGGCGACGGCACCGAGGAGCGAGCCGAGGAGCAGGCTGGCGGCGAGCGTACGGGACGAGCGGGACATGCGGGCCTCGGCTTTTCCACCGGCCGCGGCCCGACGCCGCGGCGACCGAGACCATCGAACGCCGCCCGGCGGGCCCCGGATGTG from Austwickia sp. includes the following:
- a CDS encoding NUDIX domain-containing protein, whose protein sequence is MPGHRPYGDAVVGVVGVAVVDRLAAPTRLLAARRIGPGPLAGGWELPGGKVEPGEEWEHAAARELREELGTQVRLGAFVPGPAPGGLWPLGERHVMGVWLAEVAGGVPQSREDHDAVRWLSVAELEDVAWLPGDLPVVRAIAGLLSE
- a CDS encoding PstS family phosphate ABC transporter substrate-binding protein codes for the protein MSRSSRTLAASLLLGSLLGAVAACGSPGSSGGTGGTSSASAAAGSASTGGTGGTGNTVGGSGGVTGTVETAGSSTVGPLTTSIGERFHAYTPAVTVTTKITSTGAGLAEFCKGQLDIANASRAMEQAETDACKAAGVEPHQILVANDGISVIVPAADRTVTCLTTAELKKLWEPDAAGRVTTWKQVRESLPATPLSLYGPDKDSGTLDFFTTAITGGEKKIRADYAGSEDDMATVRGVHDHPGGVGFLGLSYLRENPDLVKGVAVDGGKGCVSPTADTVLDGSYAPLSRPLYIYVNGKRLKERPQVKAFVEYYVQWARNVAIDSDVVPVTETQRLKAKEQLAEAVK